A single region of the Methylocystis echinoides genome encodes:
- a CDS encoding CBS domain-containing protein has translation MTVATILSEKGRHVVTAPPTMALQDIARELMRHGIGAVVVIDGGGNVLGVMSERDVVSAIATFGARALDEPVREHMQSTPVIAAENDTVDTTMQTMTLERRRHLPVMREGRLCGLISIGDVVKYRIRVIEEEHRCMREYIAQA, from the coding sequence ATGACTGTCGCCACGATACTTTCTGAAAAAGGTCGCCATGTCGTCACCGCGCCGCCAACGATGGCGTTGCAGGACATCGCACGGGAGCTGATGCGTCATGGCATCGGCGCGGTGGTCGTTATCGACGGCGGCGGGAATGTTCTGGGCGTCATGTCCGAGCGTGACGTCGTGTCGGCCATCGCCACCTTCGGGGCCCGCGCGCTCGACGAGCCCGTTCGCGAGCACATGCAGTCAACCCCCGTCATCGCGGCCGAGAACGATACGGTCGACACCACCATGCAGACGATGACCCTGGAGCGCCGCCGTCACCTCCCGGTGATGCGGGAGGGACGCCTGTGCGGGCTGATCTCGATCGGCGACGTGGTGAAATACCGCATCCGCGTGATCGAAGAGGAACACCGCTGCATGCGGGAGTATATCGCCCAGGCCTGA
- a CDS encoding PAS domain-containing protein produces the protein MQRRHADGPARAPLFHIGAESRVAAGMMRNKVSRELFAYWDALRGARAAPERACFNPGAISAILADTFLIEVDAEGLFPLRVVGTRVNAIRGAELKGTSFLDLWRQEDRQSVHAALVAVVDGVAPLVGGARMRAPGDAQVDLEFLLLPMRHFGKTHSRVLGAISPARAVEWMAAGGASPLEFLSMRIVDAAQAVPLQPPAQSSRRPRLVISNPEKS, from the coding sequence ATGCAGCGTCGCCACGCAGACGGCCCGGCACGCGCGCCGTTGTTTCATATTGGCGCGGAAAGCCGCGTCGCGGCGGGGATGATGAGAAACAAGGTCAGCCGAGAATTATTCGCCTATTGGGATGCGTTGCGCGGCGCGCGCGCGGCGCCTGAGCGCGCCTGTTTCAATCCGGGCGCCATCAGCGCCATTCTGGCCGACACCTTTCTCATCGAAGTCGATGCGGAAGGCCTGTTTCCGCTGAGGGTCGTCGGCACGCGCGTCAATGCGATCCGGGGCGCGGAGCTTAAAGGGACGTCCTTCCTCGACCTGTGGCGCCAGGAGGATCGTCAGAGCGTGCACGCCGCGCTCGTGGCCGTCGTCGATGGCGTCGCGCCGCTGGTCGGCGGCGCGCGGATGCGCGCGCCGGGCGACGCGCAGGTGGATCTCGAGTTCCTGCTCCTCCCGATGCGCCATTTCGGCAAGACGCATTCGCGCGTGCTCGGCGCGATTTCGCCTGCGCGGGCCGTTGAATGGATGGCCGCGGGGGGCGCGTCGCCGCTCGAGTTCCTGTCGATGCGGATCGTCGATGCGGCGCAAGCCGTCCCGCTCCAGCCGCCGGCGCAGAGCAGTCGGCGCCCGCGCCTCGTAATCTCCAATCCAGAAAAGAGCTAA
- a CDS encoding tyrosine-type recombinase/integrase, with product MRHRLRESNLKNLTKPGIYADGDGLFLRVRAGGSRQWFFIYRRGTVRRELGLGGYGQGTAPVSLALARQKAEAIRDKLARGLDPAAERKPARVVTFRDCMDELLAAKAPEWKNDKHRAQWEMTLREYAKPLHDLPVAEIAMGDVKACILPHWAERPETADRLRSRILAVIDYAIAHEWRAAGNPARWRGLLDKVMPARRKLERGHHAALAYAAVPEMMGALRESTGCAARAVEFLTLTAARSGEVRGATFSEIDLRARTWTVPADRMKAGKPHVVPLCDRALAIIEARRQRATCALIFEGAVADRPLSDTALTKALRLASPDKAATVHGMRSAFRDWCGDIAGAPREIAEAALAHEIGNAVEAAYRRSTALEKRRELMQAWSDYCSP from the coding sequence GTGCGGCACCGACTCCGGGAGTCCAACCTCAAAAATTTGACCAAGCCGGGCATCTATGCGGACGGGGACGGGCTCTTCCTGCGGGTCCGCGCCGGCGGCTCGCGGCAATGGTTCTTTATTTACCGCCGGGGGACCGTTCGCCGGGAATTGGGCCTTGGCGGCTATGGGCAGGGGACGGCGCCCGTCTCGCTGGCGCTGGCCCGGCAGAAGGCCGAGGCCATCCGCGACAAATTGGCGCGCGGGCTCGACCCTGCGGCTGAGCGGAAGCCGGCCCGGGTCGTCACCTTCCGAGACTGCATGGACGAGCTGCTCGCCGCCAAGGCGCCCGAGTGGAAAAACGACAAGCATCGCGCCCAGTGGGAAATGACCCTGCGGGAGTATGCCAAGCCCCTGCATGACCTCCCCGTGGCGGAAATCGCCATGGGCGACGTCAAAGCCTGCATCCTGCCGCACTGGGCCGAGAGACCCGAGACAGCCGATCGGCTGCGCTCGCGGATTCTGGCGGTCATCGACTACGCCATCGCGCACGAATGGCGTGCGGCCGGCAATCCGGCCCGCTGGCGGGGGCTGCTCGATAAGGTCATGCCGGCCCGCCGGAAGCTCGAAAGGGGTCATCATGCCGCGCTCGCCTATGCCGCCGTCCCCGAGATGATGGGGGCGCTGCGCGAATCGACCGGATGCGCCGCGCGCGCGGTCGAATTCTTGACCCTCACCGCGGCGAGGTCCGGCGAGGTCCGGGGGGCGACCTTTTCTGAAATCGACCTGAGGGCCCGAACGTGGACCGTCCCGGCCGATCGGATGAAGGCGGGCAAGCCGCATGTCGTCCCCCTGTGCGACCGGGCGCTGGCGATCATCGAGGCAAGGCGCCAGCGAGCGACATGCGCCCTTATCTTTGAGGGCGCCGTCGCCGACCGGCCCTTGAGCGACACGGCGCTGACGAAGGCCCTGCGATTGGCGTCGCCCGACAAGGCCGCGACCGTGCACGGGATGCGGTCTGCGTTTCGCGATTGGTGTGGCGACATCGCTGGCGCTCCGCGCGAGATCGCCGAAGCGGCATTAGCCCATGAGATAGGGAACGCCGTGGAGGCGGCTTACAGGCGCTCTACGGCGCTGGAAAAGCGCCGCGAATTGATGCAGGCGTGGAGCGATTATTGCTCGCCCTGA
- a CDS encoding DUF4055 domain-containing protein codes for MMMNKPTVATPSGEANTMAPWLELIADVRAGLPKMRPKAGHYMPSYSNEDPDDYRRRVNLAPWRPEFSDSLRALSSKPFQKPVSLGENAPAPIVAFADDVDGAGNNLHVFARKFFEAAVADGLCLLLVDHPPAEGLRTVKDYKDAGLKPYWSLYPASSILSLRTARVGARKEIVDLRLRECIIEPDGEFGEKEIVQVRRITPGAWELWRKNAAKPDDWEIVDSGEVASAVPQVGVNAIVLRTGEAQGDLATRPPLLDLAFAQVELWKALSNLAEVLEYSASPMLVAKNVGAEITGGGAVKVGPRACLQCGEDGDWKFIQPAAENIREIRDHAKDVIADMARLAMQPALVRPGATATEVGLQAAKAHSAIEAWALGLKDALQTAIARTIPFMVEPDRKAIGSWVPSVDVHSDFGSEIGKNEEARIIIDATKIGLLSTEVARAELLRRGVINSQSLSEETVGDGK; via the coding sequence ATGATGATGAACAAGCCGACCGTCGCCACGCCAAGCGGCGAGGCCAATACGATGGCCCCATGGCTCGAGCTGATCGCCGACGTCCGCGCCGGCCTGCCGAAAATGCGCCCGAAGGCGGGCCACTACATGCCCAGCTATTCGAACGAAGATCCTGATGACTATCGACGCCGCGTGAACCTGGCGCCGTGGCGGCCGGAGTTTTCCGACTCGCTTCGGGCGCTATCGAGCAAACCCTTCCAGAAACCTGTGAGCCTGGGCGAGAATGCGCCCGCGCCGATCGTCGCCTTCGCGGATGATGTCGACGGCGCCGGCAACAACTTGCACGTCTTCGCGCGCAAGTTCTTCGAGGCCGCGGTGGCGGACGGACTGTGCCTGCTGCTGGTTGACCATCCGCCCGCGGAGGGCCTGCGGACGGTCAAGGACTACAAGGACGCGGGTCTCAAGCCGTATTGGTCCCTATATCCCGCTTCGTCGATCCTCAGCCTCCGCACCGCCCGCGTCGGCGCCCGGAAAGAGATCGTCGACTTACGGCTGCGCGAGTGCATCATCGAACCGGACGGCGAGTTCGGCGAGAAGGAGATCGTCCAGGTTCGGAGGATCACGCCCGGGGCCTGGGAGCTGTGGAGAAAGAACGCGGCGAAGCCCGATGACTGGGAAATCGTCGACTCCGGCGAGGTCGCCAGCGCTGTCCCCCAGGTGGGCGTCAACGCGATCGTGCTGAGAACGGGCGAGGCCCAGGGCGACCTCGCGACACGGCCGCCCTTGCTTGATCTCGCCTTCGCCCAGGTGGAGTTGTGGAAAGCCCTGAGCAATCTCGCCGAGGTGCTCGAATACTCCGCCAGCCCGATGTTGGTCGCGAAGAATGTCGGAGCCGAGATCACCGGGGGCGGCGCGGTCAAGGTCGGGCCCCGCGCCTGCTTGCAATGCGGCGAGGATGGCGACTGGAAATTCATCCAACCCGCGGCGGAGAACATCCGCGAGATCCGAGACCATGCGAAGGACGTGATCGCCGACATGGCGCGCCTGGCGATGCAGCCGGCATTGGTGCGGCCAGGCGCAACAGCAACCGAGGTCGGTCTGCAGGCGGCAAAGGCGCATTCGGCTATTGAGGCATGGGCGCTCGGCCTGAAGGACGCACTGCAAACCGCCATCGCGCGGACCATCCCCTTCATGGTCGAGCCCGACCGCAAGGCCATCGGCTCATGGGTCCCGAGCGTCGACGTCCACAGCGACTTCGGCTCAGAGATTGGGAAGAACGAAGAAGCGCGGATCATCATCGACGCGACAAAGATCGGGCTGCTTTCGACTGAGGTCGCGCGCGCCGAGCTGTTGCGGCGGGGCGTGATCAATTCTCAGTCGCTGTCAGAGGAAACAGTCGGCGACGGGAAGTGA
- a CDS encoding PilZ domain-containing protein, with protein sequence MAATEPDYLHDAREFRRFQRVPVKLFGRYMLESRREFPCQTVEMSPGDMMLFAPVKAQIGEKVVVYLDQIGRFAGVTMRQSESGFALTMNLPPAKRDRLADQLTWFANRESCSLPDGRRHERIVPLMPRTLIRLPNGQEFLAKIRDVSLSGVGIETAARPTTGEQIMIGSTAAVVVRHFEGGIGAEFERPFTPGGLDESTRL encoded by the coding sequence ATGGCTGCAACCGAACCAGATTATCTGCACGACGCCCGCGAATTCAGGCGGTTCCAGCGCGTGCCCGTCAAATTGTTCGGGCGCTACATGCTCGAATCGCGCCGGGAGTTCCCGTGTCAGACGGTTGAAATGTCGCCCGGCGACATGATGCTGTTCGCCCCCGTGAAGGCGCAGATTGGCGAGAAGGTCGTTGTCTATCTCGACCAGATCGGCCGCTTTGCGGGCGTCACCATGCGGCAGAGCGAGTCGGGCTTCGCACTCACCATGAACCTGCCGCCGGCCAAGCGGGACAGGCTCGCCGATCAATTGACCTGGTTCGCCAACCGCGAAAGTTGCAGCCTGCCGGATGGTCGTCGGCACGAACGCATCGTGCCCCTGATGCCGCGCACATTGATCCGCCTGCCAAACGGTCAGGAATTCCTCGCCAAGATCCGGGATGTCTCGCTTTCCGGCGTCGGCATTGAAACGGCCGCGCGCCCCACCACGGGCGAGCAGATCATGATCGGCTCGACGGCGGCCGTCGTCGTCCGACACTTCGAGGGCGGCATTGGCGCGGAATTCGAGCGGCCCTTCACGCCGGGCGGGCTCGACGAGTCGACGCGCCTCTGA
- a CDS encoding helix-turn-helix transcriptional regulator: MTDAPTLISMNETIRVTSLSRTSINVRRSQGNFPQAVMLGEKRLAFVRQEVLDWVQARIAERGATVRTATEARAKAKVAAGERQHRAEDGEAA, encoded by the coding sequence TTGACCGACGCACCAACACTGATCTCAATGAACGAAACGATAAGGGTCACAAGCCTAAGTCGCACGAGCATAAACGTGCGGCGCTCGCAGGGCAACTTTCCGCAAGCCGTCATGCTCGGCGAGAAGCGCCTCGCATTCGTTCGGCAGGAAGTCCTCGATTGGGTGCAGGCACGAATCGCCGAACGCGGCGCCACGGTGCGCACCGCTACGGAAGCCCGCGCCAAAGCGAAGGTCGCTGCTGGAGAACGCCAGCACCGCGCCGAAGACGGGGAGGCCGCATGA
- a CDS encoding Rha family transcriptional regulator, translated as MTGGFRRRGGNRGEVTSFNEAANRVIRSYEMTRDGFTLLAMGFTGEAALRWKLKYIDAFNRMEAELRGSTKPALDRRMFPTMTA; from the coding sequence TTGACCGGCGGTTTTCGACGCCGTGGCGGAAACCGGGGAGAGGTTACGTCATTCAACGAAGCGGCGAACCGCGTCATCCGCTCTTACGAGATGACCCGCGACGGCTTCACGCTGCTGGCGATGGGCTTTACCGGCGAGGCGGCGCTGCGCTGGAAGCTGAAATACATCGACGCCTTCAACCGCATGGAGGCGGAGCTCCGCGGCTCAACCAAGCCGGCCCTTGATCGTAGGATGTTTCCTACGATGACCGCTTGA
- a CDS encoding VOC family protein → MTRIIPSLWYAEKADEAAAFYAALLPDSRVDSVTSLPADSPSGPAGSVKVVSFTLLGRPFMAMSAGPFERFNHAISFMIECDGQEEVDRLWDALSEGGEVEQCGWLRDRYGVSWQIVPKALGEMMMDPDRTKAARVAQAMMTMVKLDVAELKRAYHGA, encoded by the coding sequence ATGACGCGTATCATTCCAAGCCTCTGGTATGCGGAGAAGGCTGACGAAGCCGCAGCCTTCTACGCCGCCCTGCTCCCTGATTCCCGTGTCGACAGCGTCACGAGCCTCCCCGCGGACAGCCCGAGCGGTCCGGCAGGGTCCGTGAAGGTTGTGTCCTTCACGCTTCTCGGCCGGCCTTTCATGGCGATGAGCGCCGGCCCGTTCGAGCGTTTCAACCACGCGATTTCCTTCATGATAGAATGCGACGGCCAGGAAGAGGTCGATCGGCTCTGGGACGCGCTGTCAGAGGGCGGCGAGGTCGAGCAGTGCGGGTGGCTGCGGGATCGCTACGGGGTTTCGTGGCAGATCGTGCCGAAAGCCCTCGGTGAGATGATGATGGACCCGGACCGGACGAAAGCCGCGCGCGTCGCGCAGGCCATGATGACGATGGTCAAGCTCGACGTGGCCGAACTGAAACGCGCTTACCACGGCGCCTGA
- a CDS encoding rhomboid family intramembrane serine protease, which yields MRQREKLLNLPEIVTALLGAMAAVQLVASTAPATLVAGLFELFAFIPLRLSYLLAPGRVIEALGPDAPADIGAQLAGPLVWITPVTYAFLHGGWTHFSINALTFAAFGAPVARRLGAGVFLVFFLCCAVAGALTHFALHPFDATPVVGASAAISGTMAAIVRFAFTPGARLGDYGAVDGREARTAPLSQLGENRQALFFLIVWFGANFFFGAFPAAAGSSEPIAWEAHLGGFLFGLLAFGAFDHWARRP from the coding sequence GTGCGCCAAAGAGAGAAACTGCTCAACCTGCCGGAGATCGTCACCGCGCTCCTCGGCGCCATGGCGGCGGTCCAGCTCGTCGCCTCGACCGCGCCGGCGACGCTGGTGGCGGGACTGTTCGAGCTCTTCGCCTTCATCCCCCTGCGCCTGAGCTATCTCCTCGCCCCGGGGCGCGTGATCGAGGCGCTTGGGCCGGACGCGCCCGCGGACATTGGCGCGCAACTGGCCGGGCCCCTGGTCTGGATCACGCCCGTCACCTACGCCTTTCTGCACGGCGGCTGGACGCATTTCAGCATCAACGCGCTGACCTTCGCCGCCTTTGGCGCGCCTGTCGCGCGCCGCCTCGGCGCGGGGGTTTTTCTGGTGTTTTTCCTGTGCTGCGCCGTCGCGGGCGCGCTCACCCATTTCGCCCTCCACCCCTTCGACGCGACGCCGGTCGTGGGCGCGTCTGCTGCGATTTCGGGAACAATGGCCGCGATCGTGCGTTTTGCATTCACCCCCGGCGCGCGGCTGGGCGATTATGGCGCAGTTGACGGGAGGGAAGCGCGAACCGCTCCTCTCTCGCAACTCGGCGAGAACAGGCAGGCGCTGTTTTTTCTGATCGTCTGGTTTGGCGCCAATTTCTTCTTCGGCGCCTTTCCCGCGGCGGCAGGTTCGAGCGAACCGATCGCCTGGGAAGCGCATCTGGGCGGTTTCCTGTTCGGGCTTCTCGCTTTCGGCGCCTTTGACCATTGGGCCAGGCGCCCGTAA
- a CDS encoding DegQ family serine endoprotease — MTFAFRRAAMAFAAATSLWLAAPASAKGPDSLADLSTQVSDAVVNISATQTVETKRKGGGGGEAPNLPPGAPFDDLFEEFFKRRQGQGAPEMPRQRKSSSLGSGFVIDPSGIIITNNHVIADANEVTVIFNDGQKLKAEVLGKDQKVDVAVLRVKPEKPLKAVKFGDSDKARVGDWVLAVGNPFGLGGSVTAGIVSARNRNIDSGPYDNYIQTDASINKGNSGGPLFNMDGEVIGINTAILSPSGGSVGIGFATPANTVQPVIEQLQQYGETRRGWLGVRIQNVDDAIAETLNLGSARGALVAGVDDKGPSKPAGIKAGDVIVRFDGKPIKESRDLPKLVAATPVGKDVELVILRSGKEETKKVKLGRLEDGEKVASREDGKEKSESAGPAAQSTLGLELSRLTDELRARYQIKDTVKNGVLITSVDPSSSAAEKRLQAGEILLEVNQEPVNDPADAVKKIKALKESGKKTALLIVANGQGDAHFVALPVE, encoded by the coding sequence ATGACATTCGCATTTCGTCGCGCGGCAATGGCTTTCGCGGCGGCTACTTCCCTCTGGCTGGCCGCGCCGGCTTCGGCCAAGGGCCCGGACTCGCTCGCCGATCTCTCGACCCAGGTCTCCGACGCGGTGGTGAACATCTCGGCGACCCAGACGGTGGAGACCAAGCGCAAGGGCGGCGGCGGCGGCGAGGCGCCGAATCTTCCGCCAGGCGCGCCCTTCGACGACCTGTTCGAGGAATTCTTCAAGCGCCGCCAGGGCCAGGGCGCGCCCGAGATGCCGCGCCAGCGCAAGTCATCGTCGCTTGGCTCGGGATTCGTGATCGATCCTTCCGGCATCATCATCACCAATAACCATGTCATCGCGGATGCGAATGAGGTGACGGTGATCTTCAACGATGGCCAGAAGCTCAAGGCGGAAGTCCTCGGCAAGGACCAGAAGGTCGATGTCGCCGTGCTGCGCGTGAAGCCGGAGAAGCCGCTGAAGGCGGTCAAGTTCGGCGACAGCGACAAGGCGCGCGTCGGCGACTGGGTGCTCGCGGTCGGCAATCCCTTCGGCCTCGGCGGCTCGGTGACGGCCGGCATCGTTTCGGCCCGCAACCGCAACATCGACAGCGGCCCCTACGACAACTACATCCAGACCGACGCCTCCATCAACAAGGGCAATTCCGGCGGCCCGCTGTTCAACATGGACGGCGAGGTGATCGGCATCAACACCGCGATCCTGTCGCCCTCGGGCGGCTCTGTCGGCATCGGCTTCGCGACGCCGGCCAATACGGTGCAGCCCGTCATCGAGCAGCTTCAGCAATATGGCGAGACGCGCCGCGGCTGGCTCGGCGTGCGCATCCAGAACGTCGATGACGCCATTGCCGAGACGCTCAATCTCGGCTCGGCGCGCGGCGCGCTGGTCGCCGGCGTGGACGACAAGGGCCCGTCGAAGCCGGCGGGCATCAAGGCCGGCGACGTCATCGTCCGGTTCGACGGCAAGCCGATCAAGGAATCGCGCGACCTTCCCAAGCTCGTGGCGGCGACGCCGGTGGGCAAGGATGTGGAGCTGGTGATTCTGCGCAGCGGCAAGGAGGAGACCAAGAAGGTCAAACTCGGTCGTCTCGAGGATGGCGAAAAGGTCGCTTCCCGCGAGGACGGCAAGGAGAAATCCGAGTCGGCCGGCCCCGCCGCGCAAAGCACCCTCGGTCTCGAACTGTCGCGCCTCACCGACGAGCTGCGGGCGCGCTACCAGATCAAGGACACCGTCAAGAACGGCGTGCTGATCACCTCGGTCGACCCCTCTTCAAGCGCCGCCGAGAAGCGGCTGCAGGCGGGCGAGATCCTGCTCGAGGTCAATCAGGAGCCGGTCAACGATCCCGCCGACGCCGTGAAGAAGATCAAGGCGCTGAAGGAGTCCGGCAAGAAGACCGCGCTGCTGATCGTCGCCAACGGCCAGGGCGACGCGCATTTCGTCGCCTTGCCGGTGGAGTGA
- the hflK gene encoding FtsH protease activity modulator HflK, producing the protein MPWSDQGGPRNQNNSPWGQQGGPWGQGPGGQPPDLEELLRRSQEGIRQILPAGFGGGGIAILVLLTLLAWLLSGFYTVGPNEIGLNLIFGKYRGKTQAGLNYNLPAPVGSVVKLAVTDRNVTDVGFREEAPVEGRRRGPQSPHLGPDAPEESLMLTGDENIADVKFRVVWQIDPSKPEDYAFNVANPHTTVKAVAESAMREIVGQSQIQKILTADRKLIEPASQALMQKVLNDYRSGVLVLQVLLLSVDPPQQVIAAFRDVTAAQQDLQRLGNEAEAYANRVVPEARGASARILQEAEAYREQIVAEARGQASRFDQIYAEYRNAPAITRQRLYIETMERVLGGAEKVILDDPAKGGASVAPFVPLPSFTPFHGGQK; encoded by the coding sequence ATGCCCTGGAGCGATCAAGGCGGCCCACGCAACCAGAATAATTCGCCATGGGGACAGCAGGGCGGACCCTGGGGTCAGGGGCCGGGCGGACAACCGCCCGATCTGGAAGAGCTGCTCCGACGCAGTCAGGAAGGAATCAGGCAAATCCTGCCCGCCGGTTTCGGCGGCGGCGGGATTGCGATTCTCGTCCTTCTGACGCTCCTCGCCTGGCTGCTGTCCGGTTTCTATACGGTCGGTCCCAATGAGATCGGGCTCAATCTGATCTTCGGGAAATACCGCGGCAAGACGCAGGCGGGCCTCAACTACAATCTGCCGGCCCCGGTCGGCTCGGTCGTCAAGCTCGCCGTCACCGACCGCAACGTCACCGATGTCGGCTTCCGTGAGGAGGCGCCAGTCGAGGGGCGTCGGCGCGGGCCGCAGAGTCCGCATCTCGGCCCGGACGCGCCGGAAGAAAGCCTGATGCTCACCGGCGACGAAAACATCGCCGATGTGAAGTTCCGCGTCGTCTGGCAGATCGATCCGTCGAAGCCGGAGGACTACGCCTTCAATGTCGCCAATCCGCACACCACGGTGAAAGCAGTGGCGGAAAGCGCGATGCGCGAGATCGTCGGTCAGTCGCAGATTCAGAAGATTCTCACCGCGGACCGCAAACTCATCGAACCGGCCTCTCAGGCGCTGATGCAGAAGGTGCTGAACGATTATCGTAGCGGCGTGCTGGTGCTTCAGGTGCTGCTGCTGTCGGTCGATCCGCCGCAGCAGGTCATCGCCGCCTTCCGAGACGTGACCGCCGCCCAGCAGGATCTGCAAAGACTCGGCAATGAGGCGGAGGCTTACGCCAACCGCGTCGTGCCGGAGGCGCGCGGCGCCTCGGCGCGCATCCTTCAGGAGGCCGAAGCCTATCGCGAGCAGATCGTCGCCGAGGCGCGCGGTCAGGCGTCGCGATTCGACCAGATCTACGCGGAATACAGGAACGCGCCGGCGATCACCCGCCAGCGCCTCTACATCGAAACCATGGAGCGCGTGCTCGGGGGCGCCGAGAAGGTGATTCTCGACGATCCCGCCAAGGGCGGCGCAAGCGTCGCGCCCTTCGTGCCCCTGCCCTCCTTCACGCCCTTCCACGGAGGCCAGAAGTGA
- a CDS encoding YidH family protein, which produces MLGQEVAPMIPDYANLAANERTFLAWVRTGVAVIALGFVIERFNLFLLALAAGAGESNLLRLHRLASPAGRYGGVALVWAGVTLIVVATVRFLRTARLLEDRALHQPRATHATLFALSALVLAVAGFSAWLAVG; this is translated from the coding sequence ATGCTTGGGCAGGAGGTTGCGCCGATGATTCCCGATTACGCAAATCTCGCCGCCAACGAGCGAACTTTCCTGGCCTGGGTGCGCACCGGCGTCGCCGTGATCGCACTGGGCTTCGTCATTGAGCGTTTCAATCTGTTTTTGCTGGCGCTGGCCGCGGGCGCAGGCGAATCGAATCTCCTCCGCCTGCATCGGTTGGCCAGTCCTGCCGGGCGCTATGGCGGGGTGGCGCTGGTCTGGGCCGGCGTGACGCTGATCGTGGTGGCGACAGTCCGATTCCTTCGAACCGCGCGGCTCCTGGAGGATCGCGCGCTGCATCAGCCGCGCGCGACTCACGCCACGCTTTTCGCTTTGTCGGCGCTTGTGCTGGCGGTTGCGGGCTTCAGCGCCTGGCTCGCGGTCGGCTGA
- the hflC gene encoding protease modulator HflC, with the protein MKNGLYFIVALLALLGLAALAGAMFTVEQTEQALVLRFGEPVAGRGLITEPGLHFKIPLIENVVTFDNRILDVESPNLEVLAADNQRLEVDSFIRYRIVDALKFYQSVNSVLGANNQLGSVLNSAVRRVLSEANQQQIVRDERAKLMARIKEQADTEARRFGVQVVDARIRRVDLPQQISEKVFGRMQTERQREAAEYRAQGSEQAQKITAKADRDVVVLKAEAQQKADQIKGEGDAERNRIFAEAFGKDPDFFAFYRSMQAYETAFKSGETRFLVSPRSEFFRFFSAPDAPAAAGGPAAATPAQKR; encoded by the coding sequence GTGAAGAACGGGCTCTATTTCATCGTCGCGCTGCTCGCGCTTCTCGGTCTCGCCGCGCTCGCCGGCGCGATGTTCACCGTCGAGCAGACCGAGCAGGCGCTGGTGCTGCGGTTTGGCGAACCCGTCGCCGGCCGCGGCCTGATCACCGAGCCGGGGCTGCATTTCAAAATCCCCCTCATCGAGAATGTCGTCACCTTCGACAATCGTATTCTCGATGTGGAGAGCCCCAATCTTGAAGTGCTCGCCGCGGATAATCAGCGGCTGGAGGTCGACAGCTTCATTCGCTACCGCATCGTCGACGCGCTCAAGTTCTACCAGTCGGTGAACAGCGTCCTGGGCGCCAACAACCAGCTCGGCTCGGTGTTGAATTCGGCCGTGCGCCGCGTCCTCTCGGAGGCCAATCAGCAGCAGATCGTCAGAGACGAGCGCGCCAAGCTGATGGCGCGGATCAAGGAACAGGCTGACACCGAGGCGCGGCGGTTCGGCGTGCAGGTCGTCGACGCCCGCATTCGCCGGGTCGACCTGCCCCAGCAGATTTCCGAGAAGGTCTTCGGCCGGATGCAGACCGAGCGTCAGCGTGAGGCGGCGGAATATCGCGCGCAGGGCTCCGAGCAGGCGCAGAAGATCACCGCCAAGGCCGACCGCGATGTGGTCGTGCTCAAGGCCGAAGCCCAGCAGAAGGCCGACCAGATCAAGGGCGAAGGCGACGCCGAGCGTAACCGCATCTTCGCGGAGGCCTTCGGCAAGGACCCGGATTTCTTCGCCTTCTATCGCTCGATGCAGGCCTATGAGACTGCGTTCAAATCGGGCGAAACCCGCTTTCTTGTCAGTCCGCGTTCCGAGTTCTTCCGCTTTTTCTCCGCGCCCGACGCCCCCGCCGCCGCAGGCGGACCGGCGGCGGCGACGCCGGCGCAAAAGCGGTAA
- a CDS encoding PsiF family protein: MKKLVIALTCVGAFGWSASALAQSAAPEAPDCAAKATEKKLAGAALNSFMKKCERDAATVSCEASAAEKKLAGAAKRSFTKKCVKDATQKPAAQ; the protein is encoded by the coding sequence ATGAAAAAGCTCGTCATCGCGCTGACATGCGTCGGCGCATTCGGCTGGAGCGCCAGCGCTCTCGCACAGTCCGCCGCGCCCGAGGCGCCCGATTGCGCCGCGAAGGCGACCGAGAAGAAGCTGGCGGGCGCGGCGCTGAACAGTTTCATGAAGAAATGCGAGCGCGACGCGGCGACCGTGAGCTGCGAGGCCTCGGCCGCGGAAAAGAAACTCGCCGGCGCCGCCAAGCGAAGCTTCACCAAGAAATGCGTGAAGGACGCGACTCAGAAGCCGGCCGCCCAATAA